The following are from one region of the Quercus robur chromosome 1, dhQueRobu3.1, whole genome shotgun sequence genome:
- the LOC126733115 gene encoding V-type proton ATPase subunit a1 isoform X2, whose protein sequence is MEKFIENLPPMDLMRSEKMTLVQLIIPAESSHRAVSYLGELGLLQFRDLNADKSPFQRTFANQVKRCAEMSRKLRFIKDQISKANLLSSMRPVMQPDIELEELEIQLAEHEHELIEMNSNSEKLRQSYNELLEFKIVLQKAGDFLVSSGSHAVSERELDENVYSNNDYVETSSLIEQEMRPGRSDQSGLRFISGIICKSKALRFERMLFRATRGNMLFNQAPADEDIVDPVSRETVEKTVFVVFFSGEQARTKILKICEAFGANCYPVPEDITKQRQITREVSLRLSDLETTLDAGIRHRNKALTSIGMHLVKWMNMVRREKAVYDTLNMLNFDVTKKCLVGEGWCPIFAKAQIQAALQRATFDSSSQVGIIFHTMDAVESPPTYFRTNKFTNAFQEIVDAYGVAGYQEANPAVYTVITFPFLFAVMFGDWGHGICLLLGALVLLARESKLSTQKLGSFMEMLFGGRYVLLLMSLFSIYCGLIYNEFFSVPYHIFGGSAYKCRDTTCKDAYTVGLVKYQDAYPFGVDPSWRGSRSELPFLNSLKMKMSILLGVVQMNLGIILSYFNARFFSSSLDIRYQFVPQVIFLNSLFGYLSLLIIIKWCTGSQADLYHVMIYMFLSPTDNLGENQLFWGQRPLQIILLLLALIAVPWMLFPKPFILKRLHTEETKFRGLGRSETEADFS, encoded by the exons ATGGAGAAGTTCATAGAGAACTTGCCCCCCATGGATCTGATGCGCTCCGAGAAGATGACCCTTGTCCAGCTCATCATCCCCGCCGAGTCCTCTCACCGAGCCGTCTCTTACCTCGGCGAACTCGGCCTCCTCCAATTCCGTGAT TTAAATGCTGATAAAAGCCCTTTCCAACGAACATTTGCTAATCAG GTGAAGAGATGTGCAGAGATGTCAAGAAAGCTACGATTCATTAAAGATCAAATTAGTAAAGCCAATCTACTATCTTCTATGCGTCCTGTTATGCAACCCGATATTGAGCTGGAAGAATTAGAG ATACAGCTTGCTGAGCATGAGCATGAGCTAATTGAAATGAACTCTAATAGTGAGAAACTTCGACAATCGTATAATGAGCTCCTGGAGTTCAAGATAGTATTGCAAAAG GCAGGAGACTTTCTTGTATCAAGTGGTAGTCATGCAGTTTCAGAAAGAGAATTAGATGAGAATGTATACTCAAACAATGACTATGTTGAGACATCGTCATTAATTGAACAG GAGATGAGACCTGGAAGATCAGACCAATCAGGTTTGAGATTTATTAGTGGGATTATATGTAAATCCAAAGCTCTTAGATTTGAAAGGATGTTGTTTCGTGCGACGAGGGGCAATATGCTTTTCAATCAGGCACCAGCAGATGAAGATATTGTGGATCCTGTATCACGTGAAACG GTTGAGAAAACAGTATTTGTAGTCTTTTTTTCAGGGGAGCAGGCAAGAACAAAGATTCTTAAAATTTGTGAAGCATTTGGGGCGAACTGTTATCCTGTTCCTGAAGATATTACTAAGCAGAGGCAAATAACTAGAGAA GTTTCATTACGTCTTTCTGATTTGGAGACCACTTTGGATGCTGGGATCCGTCATCGAAATAAGGCCCTTACTTCCATAGGCATGCACCTGGTGAAATGGATGAACATG GTAAGAAGGGAGAAAGCTGTATATGATACATTGAATATGCTAAATTTTGATGTGACAAAAAAATGTCTTGTTGGAGAGGGCTGGTGTCCTATATTTGCAAAGGCTCAG ATTCAGGCTGCACTGCAACGTGCGACATTTGATAGCAGTTCACAAGTGGGCATTATATTTCACACGATGGATGCTGTAGAATCACCTCCCACATATTTCAGAACTAACAAATTCACAAATGCATTTCAGGAAATTGTCGATGCATATGG TGTCGCGGGATATCAAGAAGCAAATCCTGCAGTTTACACTGTTATTacatttccatttctttttgcTGTGATGTTTGGGGATTGGGGTCATGGAATATGCTTGTTGCTGGGAGCATTAGTTCTCTTAGCTCGTGAAAGTAAGCTTAGTACACAG AAACTTGGAAGCTTTATGGAGATGCTATTTGGTGGGCGTTATGTACTTCTTTTGATGTCACTATTTTCAATTTACTGTGGGTTGATTTACAATGAATTCTTCTCGGTTCCTTATCACATATTTGGTGGTTCTGCTTACAAATGCCGAGATACTACGTGCAA GGATGCGTACACTGTTGGCTTAGTCAAATACCAAGATGCATACCCATTTGGTGTGGATCCCAGTTGGCGTGGAAGCCGTTCGGAGCTGCCTTTCTTGAATTCTCTGAAAATGAAGATGTCTATTTTGTTGGGCGTGGTCCAGATGAACTTAGGAATTATATTAAGTTACTTCAATGCACGTTTTTTTAGCAGCTCACTGGACATAAG GTACCAGTTTGTGCCTCAGGTGATCTTTCTTAACAGCCTTTTCGGGTATCTTTCACTTCTTATCATCATAAAGTGGTGCACCGGTTCTCAGGCAGACCTCTATCATGTAATGATATACATGTTTTTGAGTCCCACTGACAATCTTGGTGAGAATCAGTTATTTTGGGGCCAAAGACCGCTTCAG ATTATTTTGTTGCTTTTAGCTCTTATTGCAGTTCCATGGATGCTTTTTCCAAAACCTTTTATTTTGAAGAGGCTTCACACGGAG GAGACAAAATTTAGGGGCTTGGGAAGATCTGAGACTGAAGCTGACTTTTCTTGA
- the LOC126733115 gene encoding V-type proton ATPase subunit a1 isoform X1, whose protein sequence is MEKFIENLPPMDLMRSEKMTLVQLIIPAESSHRAVSYLGELGLLQFRDLNADKSPFQRTFANQVKRCAEMSRKLRFIKDQISKANLLSSMRPVMQPDIELEELEIQLAEHEHELIEMNSNSEKLRQSYNELLEFKIVLQKAGDFLVSSGSHAVSERELDENVYSNNDYVETSSLIEQEMRPGRSDQSGLRFISGIICKSKALRFERMLFRATRGNMLFNQAPADEDIVDPVSRETVEKTVFVVFFSGEQARTKILKICEAFGANCYPVPEDITKQRQITREVSLRLSDLETTLDAGIRHRNKALTSIGMHLVKWMNMVRREKAVYDTLNMLNFDVTKKCLVGEGWCPIFAKAQIQAALQRATFDSSSQVGIIFHTMDAVESPPTYFRTNKFTNAFQEIVDAYGVAGYQEANPAVYTVITFPFLFAVMFGDWGHGICLLLGALVLLARESKLSTQKLGSFMEMLFGGRYVLLLMSLFSIYCGLIYNEFFSVPYHIFGGSAYKCRDTTCKDAYTVGLVKYQDAYPFGVDPSWRGSRSELPFLNSLKMKMSILLGVVQMNLGIILSYFNARFFSSSLDIRYQFVPQVIFLNSLFGYLSLLIIIKWCTGSQADLYHVMIYMFLSPTDNLGENQLFWGQRPLQIILLLLALIAVPWMLFPKPFILKRLHTERFQGRAYGILGTSEMDLDVEPDSARQHHEEFNFSEVFVHQMIHSIEFVLGAVSNTASYLRLWALSLAHSELSTVFYEKVLLLAWGYDNIVIRLVGLAVFAFATAFILLMMETLSAFLHALRLHWVEFQNKFYHGDGYKFRPFSFASLSEDED, encoded by the exons ATGGAGAAGTTCATAGAGAACTTGCCCCCCATGGATCTGATGCGCTCCGAGAAGATGACCCTTGTCCAGCTCATCATCCCCGCCGAGTCCTCTCACCGAGCCGTCTCTTACCTCGGCGAACTCGGCCTCCTCCAATTCCGTGAT TTAAATGCTGATAAAAGCCCTTTCCAACGAACATTTGCTAATCAG GTGAAGAGATGTGCAGAGATGTCAAGAAAGCTACGATTCATTAAAGATCAAATTAGTAAAGCCAATCTACTATCTTCTATGCGTCCTGTTATGCAACCCGATATTGAGCTGGAAGAATTAGAG ATACAGCTTGCTGAGCATGAGCATGAGCTAATTGAAATGAACTCTAATAGTGAGAAACTTCGACAATCGTATAATGAGCTCCTGGAGTTCAAGATAGTATTGCAAAAG GCAGGAGACTTTCTTGTATCAAGTGGTAGTCATGCAGTTTCAGAAAGAGAATTAGATGAGAATGTATACTCAAACAATGACTATGTTGAGACATCGTCATTAATTGAACAG GAGATGAGACCTGGAAGATCAGACCAATCAGGTTTGAGATTTATTAGTGGGATTATATGTAAATCCAAAGCTCTTAGATTTGAAAGGATGTTGTTTCGTGCGACGAGGGGCAATATGCTTTTCAATCAGGCACCAGCAGATGAAGATATTGTGGATCCTGTATCACGTGAAACG GTTGAGAAAACAGTATTTGTAGTCTTTTTTTCAGGGGAGCAGGCAAGAACAAAGATTCTTAAAATTTGTGAAGCATTTGGGGCGAACTGTTATCCTGTTCCTGAAGATATTACTAAGCAGAGGCAAATAACTAGAGAA GTTTCATTACGTCTTTCTGATTTGGAGACCACTTTGGATGCTGGGATCCGTCATCGAAATAAGGCCCTTACTTCCATAGGCATGCACCTGGTGAAATGGATGAACATG GTAAGAAGGGAGAAAGCTGTATATGATACATTGAATATGCTAAATTTTGATGTGACAAAAAAATGTCTTGTTGGAGAGGGCTGGTGTCCTATATTTGCAAAGGCTCAG ATTCAGGCTGCACTGCAACGTGCGACATTTGATAGCAGTTCACAAGTGGGCATTATATTTCACACGATGGATGCTGTAGAATCACCTCCCACATATTTCAGAACTAACAAATTCACAAATGCATTTCAGGAAATTGTCGATGCATATGG TGTCGCGGGATATCAAGAAGCAAATCCTGCAGTTTACACTGTTATTacatttccatttctttttgcTGTGATGTTTGGGGATTGGGGTCATGGAATATGCTTGTTGCTGGGAGCATTAGTTCTCTTAGCTCGTGAAAGTAAGCTTAGTACACAG AAACTTGGAAGCTTTATGGAGATGCTATTTGGTGGGCGTTATGTACTTCTTTTGATGTCACTATTTTCAATTTACTGTGGGTTGATTTACAATGAATTCTTCTCGGTTCCTTATCACATATTTGGTGGTTCTGCTTACAAATGCCGAGATACTACGTGCAA GGATGCGTACACTGTTGGCTTAGTCAAATACCAAGATGCATACCCATTTGGTGTGGATCCCAGTTGGCGTGGAAGCCGTTCGGAGCTGCCTTTCTTGAATTCTCTGAAAATGAAGATGTCTATTTTGTTGGGCGTGGTCCAGATGAACTTAGGAATTATATTAAGTTACTTCAATGCACGTTTTTTTAGCAGCTCACTGGACATAAG GTACCAGTTTGTGCCTCAGGTGATCTTTCTTAACAGCCTTTTCGGGTATCTTTCACTTCTTATCATCATAAAGTGGTGCACCGGTTCTCAGGCAGACCTCTATCATGTAATGATATACATGTTTTTGAGTCCCACTGACAATCTTGGTGAGAATCAGTTATTTTGGGGCCAAAGACCGCTTCAG ATTATTTTGTTGCTTTTAGCTCTTATTGCAGTTCCATGGATGCTTTTTCCAAAACCTTTTATTTTGAAGAGGCTTCACACGGAG AGATTCCAAGGCCGCGCCTATGGCATTCTTGGTACCTCTGAGATGGATCTTGATGTGGAACCTGACTCTGCAAGGCAACATCATGAGGAGTTTAATTTTAGTGAGGTCTTTGTGCACCAAATGATACACTCCATAGAGTTTGTTCTTGGTGCTGTTTCAAATACGGCATCATATCTTCGACTGTGGGCTTTAAG CTTAGCTCACTCAGAATTGTCGACTGTTTTCTATGAGAAAGTCCTCCTCCTTGCCTGGGG GTATGACAACATTGTCATCCGGTTAGTGGGGCTAGCTGTTTTTGCCTTTGCGACTGCTTTTATTCTACTCATGATGGAGACTCTTAGTGCTTTTCTTCATGCCCTGCGTCTTCATTGGGTGGAATTTCAAAACAAGTTTTATCATGGTGATGGCTACAAGTTCAGACCTTTCTCTTTTGCCTCCTTAAGTGAGGATGAGGATTAA